One stretch of Harmonia axyridis chromosome 1, icHarAxyr1.1, whole genome shotgun sequence DNA includes these proteins:
- the LOC123674638 gene encoding rho guanine nucleotide exchange factor 18 isoform X3 — MMDSNSSRNMLHFSSDECGASGGEADSDEDIVTEYHVASVVAGGMRSGGGQGVHGPLPTISVTPHSPANKTYPVLEDSLRQVRDLSETVHQMRHQSMSQSSAVAPIKEIPVSALNPFLTQVARLSASCPALNEMMTELETLGGSLGSSPMHPVLSRKNSGAQDWLRQPDTSRQRRRSWTALEDLREGREKVKQRRQRSVSLSSMESEADESIWENVDNIDGSTVRLLGPERPVSIRHRVNRTSGGGASTHSLNEADLQNDFNKVKAKREAEQLRLSPQRLPLQKSISTPSIIAAGDLAVEPTLVGAQPTLPILLCRARPSCTESETEEESVQLVRAMYNSHIIHKVGSEKRRKRGSLFFRKKKDKSKKLHQWVSACYGSSQVCDSCNKELSNKPALYCECCGTTVHQNSCKDNILECTKPKGMKSSGKLATFSVTLPNNKNSMLKRGSGTLPGMYNSSRRSQLCYSPWRRVATKLGVNQILMGDDKDNDSHGHHESVNFPDDVPLVPSEFLSDSPLIASDLCSDYSLGFSEAEPESWSQCVGREVTKKLKEKEIKRQEHIYEFIMTEKHHCMILLVMQKIFVEGLQKHFQLGANLERMFPRLADLIDLHMGFLTRLRQKQKEGPIINSIADILLDMFSGTYAAKLKSAYGELCSRHGYALEINKYYMQNDPRFGQFVRHCQHNPLLKKRGISECILFVTHRLTKYPLLIEPLIKTSKDNKLEQDILQKALTLVKDILVEVNAQVAEKEQEDRKLEIYNRIDAKSYTIHRGHKFKKSDILQGNRSLSFEGVAMLMQGRGKMQLVLVIVLSDVLFFLQENSHKYTFFTPDNKAGVVSLQKLLVREKAGQDSRGIYLISSNPAEPEMFELKIHKPKDKQTWIQAIRKAVQMCPEDEEEELAMSSDEKLVLLHRQNQIKHIVGLLRQKDVEQALLLEEKMSLQLRLMAVAGLDPPSPPSYRHLVSETANTEKMWKEVLMAVQEVTHLASSLYTTGTNLSRSVSSAGEHHSETYVSPVLPKRAETFGGFDNSNQVGFRLFNRKSNSPDEFENLRPHDSKLLESLPFRNYVISGNSITNGNPNNNDVGAQNPGPPTDANLISLGREQQYAAIQLSHYVYTLLCIISQLMTTNECLQAEAMPIKNSDGSKQYKHNQQLEELRNLQDKLSKEKAEWATQKEQEMQELEEKRKELQRVQEQIKIEQNDIKQQRDQLYRKMEILTSQGLLISPNIALPVTGQIDDSSKETSEENSPQSDSSNSNSTSLSGSTYSTSTVERRKDSKWNKGNQMKSQLPMNLMSTTNQYKVSQSAVRQQLPLKLASRLSAGSINTGTATSPVGVQQVLPLKLSQLDEKERRTSTSGYQRLGSDSFSPTSGETTPTLPHAHSRTGSSPALIQQCSSPTGQNPQNMQQNSSNKASRTNTYPKFPDKFRVRSNQQQQQQTTEEEVIYF, encoded by the exons GTTCTGCCGTTGCTCCCATAAAAGAGATACCGGTATCGGCTTTGAACCCATTCCTGACGCAGGTGGCTAGACTTAGTGCCAGCTGTCCAGCCCTGAACGAAATGATGACAGAACTCGAGACATTAGGAGGATCACTTGGCTCTTCTCCCATGCACCCTGTCCTGAGCAGAAAAAACAGTG GTGCACAAGATTGGCTACGTCAGCCAGATACCAGCAGGCAACGGCGGAGGTCATGGACAGCACTTGAAGATTTGCGAGAGGGCAGAGAGAAGGTTAAGCAGAGAAGACAAAGAAG CGTTTCGCTCAGTAGTATGGAGTCCGAAGCCGACGAATCTATATGGGAAAATGTAGATAATATAGATGGCAGCACAGTTCGCCTTCTTGGACCAGAGAGACCTGTTTCTATAAGACATCGTGTCAATAGGACATCCGGGGGAGGGGCTAGTACACATTCATTGAATGAAGCCGATTTACAA AATGACTTCAACAAGGTGAAAGCCAAGAGGGAAGCGGAACAACTGAGACTCTCGCCTCAGAGACTGCCTCTTCAAAAATCCATCTCGACGCCATCAATAATAGCTGCAGGGGATCTAGCTGTCGAGCCGACGCTAGTGGGTGCCCAACCGACGCTCCCCAT CTTGTTGTGTAGGGCCCGACCTAGCTGTACAGAGAGCGAGACAGAAGAAGAAAGCGTCCAGTTGGTGAGGGCAATGTACAACTCTCACATCATTCACAA AGTTGGCTCAGAGAAGAGGAGGAAAAGGGGAAGTCTATTCTTCAGGAAGAAAAAG GATAAAAGCAAGAAACTGCACCAGTGGGTTTCGGCATGCTATGGCTCATCTCAAGTTTGTGATTCCTGCAATAAAGAACTCAGCAATAAACCGGCTTTGTATTGTGAAT GTTGTGGTACTACTGTCCACCAAAATAGCTGTAAAGATAACATATTAGAATGCACAAAACCAAAAGGAATGAAA TCTTCAGGAAAACTAGCAACATTCTCAGTGACTCTACCTAACAATAAGAATTCCATGTTAAAAAGAGGATCAGGCACTCTTCCAGGGATGTACAACTCTTCCAG GAGGAGTCAACTGTGCTATTCACCATGGCGGCGAGTTGCCACTAAACTGGGAGTGAA CCAAATACTGATGGGAGATGATAAGGATAATGATTCTCATGGACATCACGAGTCAGTGAA TTTTCCAGATGATGTACCTTTAGTCCCTTCGGAATTTTTATCAGATTCTCCTCTGATAGCTTCAGACTTGTGCAGTGATTATAGTTTAGGATTTAGTGAAGCAGAACCAGAATCATGGAGCCAATGTGTTGGGAGGGAAGTcacgaaaaaactgaaagaaaaagaaataaaaagacAAGAGCACATATATGAATTCATTATGACTGAAAAACACCACTGTATGATACTATTAGTGATGCAGAAG atttttgtgGAAGGCTTACAGAAACACTTTCAGCTAGGGGCAAATCTAGAAAGAATGTTTCCTCGATTAGCTGATTTGATCGATTTACATATGGGATTTCTAACAAGACTGAGACAGAAGCAAAAGGAAGGGCCAATAATAAATTCTATCGCAGATATTTTATTGGACATGTTTTCTGGTACTTATGCTGCTAAGCTGAAATCTGCATATG GAGAATTGTGCAGCAGGCATGGCTATGCTTTAGAGATTAATAAGTATTATATGCAGAATGATCCAAGATTTGGTCAGTTCGTTAGACATTGTCAACACAATCCTTTATTGAAAAAGAGGGGAATCTCTGAGTGTATTCTGTTTGTTACTCATAGACTGACTAAATATCCATTATTGATTGAACCTTTGATAAAAACAAGTAAAGACAATAAGCTGGAACAAGATATTTTACAGAAAGCTTTAACTCTTGTGAAAGATATACTAGTTGAAGTGAATGCCCAGGTGGCTGAGAAAGAACAAGAAGACCgaaaattagaaatttataATAGAATTGATGCAAAATCCTATACTATACATCGAGGACACAAGTTCaaaaaatcagatatattacaaGGTAATCGTTCACTAAGCTTCGAAGGCGTTGCTATGTTGATGCAAGGTAGAGGGAAGATGCAGTTGGTTTTAGTTATTGTACTATCAGATGTGCTCTTCTTCCTCCAGGAGAATTCACataaatatactttttttactCCGGATAACAAG GCTGGCGTTGTGTCTCTACAGAAACTATTGGTTAGGGAAAAAGCAGGTCAAGATTCTAGAGGTATTTATCTGATTTCATCCAATCCAGCTGAACCTGAAATGTTCGAGTTGAAAATTCACAAACCCAAAGATAAGCAGACATGGATTCAAGCAATAAG gAAAGCTGTTCAAATGTGTCCAGAAGATGAAGAAGAGGAATTAGCTATGAGTTCTGATGAGAAGTTGGTTTTGCTTCACAGACAAAACCAAATCAAACATATTGTGG GCTTATTGAGACAGAAGGATGTAGAGCAAGCGTTATTATTAGAAGAAAAAATGTCCCTCCAGTTACGCCTTATGGCTGTAGCAGGGTTGGATCCGCCATCACCTCCATCTTATCGTCATTTAGTGAGTGAGACAGCCAATACTgaaaaaatgtggaaagaaGTTCTTATGGCAGTTCAG GAAGTTACACACTTGGCTAGTTCACTTTATACCACTGGAACAAATCTATCAAGAAGTGTTAGTTCAGCAGGGGAACACCACAGTGAAACTTATGTGTCTCCTGTACTTCCTAAAAGGGCTGAAACATTTGGTGGTTTTGACAACTCCAATCAAGTAGGCTTCAGACTTTTCAATCGGAAATCAAATTCGCCTGATGAATTCGAGAACTTGAGGCCACATGATTCAAAATTATTG GAGAGCTTACCCTTCAGGAATTATGTCATCAGTGGGAATTCAATAACCAATGGTAACCCAAATAATAATGATGTCGGTGCTCAGAATCCTGGACCCCCAACTGATGCTAATCTCATCTCATTGGGTAGAGAACAACAGTATGCAGCCATCCAATTATCACATTATGTTTACACTTTGCTGTGTATAATTTCACAACTTATGACCACCAATGAATGTCTACAGGCTGAAGCAATGCCAATCAAGAATTCTGATGGTTCAAAGCAGTACAAACATAACCAGCAGCTTGAAGAATTGAGAAATTTGCAGGATAAATTAAGCAAAGAAAAAGCAGAATGGGCTACACAAAAGGAACAGGAAATGCAGGAGTTAGAAGAAAAACGGAAAGAACTGCAAAGAGTGCAA gaGCAGATCAAAATTGAGCAAAATGACATTAAGCAGCAAAGAGATCAGCTATACAGAAAAATGGAGATTCTTACTAGTCAGGGTTTATTGATTTCTCCTAATATTGCTCTACCTGTTACGGGACAAATTGATGACAGTAGTAAAGaaacttctgaagaaaataGTCCACAATCAGATAGTTCAAATTCCAATTCCACTTCTCTCTCAGGAAGCACCTACAGTACCTCGACTGTAGAAAGAAGGAAGGATTCTAAATGGAATAAAG gaaatcaaatgaaatcccAATTACCGATGAATTTAATGAGTACCACAAATCAGTACAAAGTATCTCAGAGTGCAGTTAGACAACAATTACCTCTTAAATTAGCTTCCAGGCTTAGTGCCGGAAGTATAAATACAGGAACAGCAACTAGCCCAGTTGGGGTCCAACAAGTCTTGCCATTGAAGCTCAGTCAACTTGATGAGAAAGAACGTAGAACAAGTACTTCTGGTTACCAAAGACTGGGTTCAGATAGTTTCAGTCCTACATCGGGAGAAACC ACTCCAACGTTACCACATGCTCATAGTAGAACTGGATCAAGCCCAGCCTTGATACAACAGTGTTCTTCACCAACTGGCCAAAATCCTCAGAATATGCAACAAAATTCGAGTAATAAAGCATCTCGCACCAACACCTATCCTAAATTTCCCGATAAATTTCGAGTGAGAAGTAATCAGCAGCAGCAACAACAAACTACTGAAGAAGAAGTGATTTATTTCTGA
- the LOC123674638 gene encoding rho guanine nucleotide exchange factor 18 isoform X7 → MMDSNSSRNMLHFSSDECGASGGEADSDEDIVTEYHVASVVAGGMRSGGGQGVHGPLPTISVTPHSPANKTYPVLEDSLRQVRDLSETVHQMRHQSMSQSSAVAPIKEIPVSALNPFLTQVARLSASCPALNEMMTELETLGGSLGSSPMHPVLSRKNSGAQDWLRQPDTSRQRRRSWTALEDLREGREKVKQRRQRSVSLSSMESEADESIWENVDNIDGSTVRLLGPERPVSIRHRVNRTSGGGASTHSLNEADLQNDFNKVKAKREAEQLRLSPQRLPLQKSISTPSIIAAGDLAVEPTLVGAQPTLPMARPSCTESETEEESVQLVRAMYNSHIIHKVGSEKRRKRGSLFFRKKKDKSKKLHQWVSACYGSSQVCDSCNKELSNKPALYCECCGTTVHQNSCKDNILECTKPKGMKSSGKLATFSVTLPNNKNSMLKRGSGTLPGMYNSSSQILMGDDKDNDSHGHHESVNFPDDVPLVPSEFLSDSPLIASDLCSDYSLGFSEAEPESWSQCVGREVTKKLKEKEIKRQEHIYEFIMTEKHHCMILLVMQKIFVEGLQKHFQLGANLERMFPRLADLIDLHMGFLTRLRQKQKEGPIINSIADILLDMFSGTYAAKLKSAYGELCSRHGYALEINKYYMQNDPRFGQFVRHCQHNPLLKKRGISECILFVTHRLTKYPLLIEPLIKTSKDNKLEQDILQKALTLVKDILVEVNAQVAEKEQEDRKLEIYNRIDAKSYTIHRGHKFKKSDILQGNRSLSFEGVAMLMQGRGKMQLVLVIVLSDVLFFLQENSHKYTFFTPDNKAGVVSLQKLLVREKAGQDSRGIYLISSNPAEPEMFELKIHKPKDKQTWIQAIRKAVQMCPEDEEEELAMSSDEKLVLLHRQNQIKHIVGLLRQKDVEQALLLEEKMSLQLRLMAVAGLDPPSPPSYRHLVSETANTEKMWKEVLMAVQEVTHLASSLYTTGTNLSRSVSSAGEHHSETYVSPVLPKRAETFGGFDNSNQVGFRLFNRKSNSPDEFENLRPHDSKLLESLPFRNYVISGNSITNGNPNNNDVGAQNPGPPTDANLISLGREQQYAAIQLSHYVYTLLCIISQLMTTNECLQAEAMPIKNSDGSKQYKHNQQLEELRNLQDKLSKEKAEWATQKEQEMQELEEKRKELQRVQEQIKIEQNDIKQQRDQLYRKMEILTSQGLLISPNIALPVTGQIDDSSKETSEENSPQSDSSNSNSTSLSGSTYSTSTVERRKDSKWNKGNQMKSQLPMNLMSTTNQYKVSQSAVRQQLPLKLASRLSAGSINTGTATSPVGVQQVLPLKLSQLDEKERRTSTSGYQRLGSDSFSPTSGETTPTLPHAHSRTGSSPALIQQCSSPTGQNPQNMQQNSSNKASRTNTYPKFPDKFRVRSNQQQQQQTTEEEVIYF, encoded by the exons GTTCTGCCGTTGCTCCCATAAAAGAGATACCGGTATCGGCTTTGAACCCATTCCTGACGCAGGTGGCTAGACTTAGTGCCAGCTGTCCAGCCCTGAACGAAATGATGACAGAACTCGAGACATTAGGAGGATCACTTGGCTCTTCTCCCATGCACCCTGTCCTGAGCAGAAAAAACAGTG GTGCACAAGATTGGCTACGTCAGCCAGATACCAGCAGGCAACGGCGGAGGTCATGGACAGCACTTGAAGATTTGCGAGAGGGCAGAGAGAAGGTTAAGCAGAGAAGACAAAGAAG CGTTTCGCTCAGTAGTATGGAGTCCGAAGCCGACGAATCTATATGGGAAAATGTAGATAATATAGATGGCAGCACAGTTCGCCTTCTTGGACCAGAGAGACCTGTTTCTATAAGACATCGTGTCAATAGGACATCCGGGGGAGGGGCTAGTACACATTCATTGAATGAAGCCGATTTACAA AATGACTTCAACAAGGTGAAAGCCAAGAGGGAAGCGGAACAACTGAGACTCTCGCCTCAGAGACTGCCTCTTCAAAAATCCATCTCGACGCCATCAATAATAGCTGCAGGGGATCTAGCTGTCGAGCCGACGCTAGTGGGTGCCCAACCGACGCTCCCCAT GGCCCGACCTAGCTGTACAGAGAGCGAGACAGAAGAAGAAAGCGTCCAGTTGGTGAGGGCAATGTACAACTCTCACATCATTCACAA AGTTGGCTCAGAGAAGAGGAGGAAAAGGGGAAGTCTATTCTTCAGGAAGAAAAAG GATAAAAGCAAGAAACTGCACCAGTGGGTTTCGGCATGCTATGGCTCATCTCAAGTTTGTGATTCCTGCAATAAAGAACTCAGCAATAAACCGGCTTTGTATTGTGAAT GTTGTGGTACTACTGTCCACCAAAATAGCTGTAAAGATAACATATTAGAATGCACAAAACCAAAAGGAATGAAA TCTTCAGGAAAACTAGCAACATTCTCAGTGACTCTACCTAACAATAAGAATTCCATGTTAAAAAGAGGATCAGGCACTCTTCCAGGGATGTACAACTCTTCCAG CCAAATACTGATGGGAGATGATAAGGATAATGATTCTCATGGACATCACGAGTCAGTGAA TTTTCCAGATGATGTACCTTTAGTCCCTTCGGAATTTTTATCAGATTCTCCTCTGATAGCTTCAGACTTGTGCAGTGATTATAGTTTAGGATTTAGTGAAGCAGAACCAGAATCATGGAGCCAATGTGTTGGGAGGGAAGTcacgaaaaaactgaaagaaaaagaaataaaaagacAAGAGCACATATATGAATTCATTATGACTGAAAAACACCACTGTATGATACTATTAGTGATGCAGAAG atttttgtgGAAGGCTTACAGAAACACTTTCAGCTAGGGGCAAATCTAGAAAGAATGTTTCCTCGATTAGCTGATTTGATCGATTTACATATGGGATTTCTAACAAGACTGAGACAGAAGCAAAAGGAAGGGCCAATAATAAATTCTATCGCAGATATTTTATTGGACATGTTTTCTGGTACTTATGCTGCTAAGCTGAAATCTGCATATG GAGAATTGTGCAGCAGGCATGGCTATGCTTTAGAGATTAATAAGTATTATATGCAGAATGATCCAAGATTTGGTCAGTTCGTTAGACATTGTCAACACAATCCTTTATTGAAAAAGAGGGGAATCTCTGAGTGTATTCTGTTTGTTACTCATAGACTGACTAAATATCCATTATTGATTGAACCTTTGATAAAAACAAGTAAAGACAATAAGCTGGAACAAGATATTTTACAGAAAGCTTTAACTCTTGTGAAAGATATACTAGTTGAAGTGAATGCCCAGGTGGCTGAGAAAGAACAAGAAGACCgaaaattagaaatttataATAGAATTGATGCAAAATCCTATACTATACATCGAGGACACAAGTTCaaaaaatcagatatattacaaGGTAATCGTTCACTAAGCTTCGAAGGCGTTGCTATGTTGATGCAAGGTAGAGGGAAGATGCAGTTGGTTTTAGTTATTGTACTATCAGATGTGCTCTTCTTCCTCCAGGAGAATTCACataaatatactttttttactCCGGATAACAAG GCTGGCGTTGTGTCTCTACAGAAACTATTGGTTAGGGAAAAAGCAGGTCAAGATTCTAGAGGTATTTATCTGATTTCATCCAATCCAGCTGAACCTGAAATGTTCGAGTTGAAAATTCACAAACCCAAAGATAAGCAGACATGGATTCAAGCAATAAG gAAAGCTGTTCAAATGTGTCCAGAAGATGAAGAAGAGGAATTAGCTATGAGTTCTGATGAGAAGTTGGTTTTGCTTCACAGACAAAACCAAATCAAACATATTGTGG GCTTATTGAGACAGAAGGATGTAGAGCAAGCGTTATTATTAGAAGAAAAAATGTCCCTCCAGTTACGCCTTATGGCTGTAGCAGGGTTGGATCCGCCATCACCTCCATCTTATCGTCATTTAGTGAGTGAGACAGCCAATACTgaaaaaatgtggaaagaaGTTCTTATGGCAGTTCAG GAAGTTACACACTTGGCTAGTTCACTTTATACCACTGGAACAAATCTATCAAGAAGTGTTAGTTCAGCAGGGGAACACCACAGTGAAACTTATGTGTCTCCTGTACTTCCTAAAAGGGCTGAAACATTTGGTGGTTTTGACAACTCCAATCAAGTAGGCTTCAGACTTTTCAATCGGAAATCAAATTCGCCTGATGAATTCGAGAACTTGAGGCCACATGATTCAAAATTATTG GAGAGCTTACCCTTCAGGAATTATGTCATCAGTGGGAATTCAATAACCAATGGTAACCCAAATAATAATGATGTCGGTGCTCAGAATCCTGGACCCCCAACTGATGCTAATCTCATCTCATTGGGTAGAGAACAACAGTATGCAGCCATCCAATTATCACATTATGTTTACACTTTGCTGTGTATAATTTCACAACTTATGACCACCAATGAATGTCTACAGGCTGAAGCAATGCCAATCAAGAATTCTGATGGTTCAAAGCAGTACAAACATAACCAGCAGCTTGAAGAATTGAGAAATTTGCAGGATAAATTAAGCAAAGAAAAAGCAGAATGGGCTACACAAAAGGAACAGGAAATGCAGGAGTTAGAAGAAAAACGGAAAGAACTGCAAAGAGTGCAA gaGCAGATCAAAATTGAGCAAAATGACATTAAGCAGCAAAGAGATCAGCTATACAGAAAAATGGAGATTCTTACTAGTCAGGGTTTATTGATTTCTCCTAATATTGCTCTACCTGTTACGGGACAAATTGATGACAGTAGTAAAGaaacttctgaagaaaataGTCCACAATCAGATAGTTCAAATTCCAATTCCACTTCTCTCTCAGGAAGCACCTACAGTACCTCGACTGTAGAAAGAAGGAAGGATTCTAAATGGAATAAAG gaaatcaaatgaaatcccAATTACCGATGAATTTAATGAGTACCACAAATCAGTACAAAGTATCTCAGAGTGCAGTTAGACAACAATTACCTCTTAAATTAGCTTCCAGGCTTAGTGCCGGAAGTATAAATACAGGAACAGCAACTAGCCCAGTTGGGGTCCAACAAGTCTTGCCATTGAAGCTCAGTCAACTTGATGAGAAAGAACGTAGAACAAGTACTTCTGGTTACCAAAGACTGGGTTCAGATAGTTTCAGTCCTACATCGGGAGAAACC ACTCCAACGTTACCACATGCTCATAGTAGAACTGGATCAAGCCCAGCCTTGATACAACAGTGTTCTTCACCAACTGGCCAAAATCCTCAGAATATGCAACAAAATTCGAGTAATAAAGCATCTCGCACCAACACCTATCCTAAATTTCCCGATAAATTTCGAGTGAGAAGTAATCAGCAGCAGCAACAACAAACTACTGAAGAAGAAGTGATTTATTTCTGA